The Raphanus sativus cultivar WK10039 unplaced genomic scaffold, ASM80110v3 Scaffold1642, whole genome shotgun sequence genome contains a region encoding:
- the LOC108818935 gene encoding UPF0725 protein EMB2204 — protein MSQSCVRREELDFFNFPEGFPPRRWDFGWIRVECGEGRVYPNYALANLYAKLGLHRYNWLEGTNFELDSLMKFSMRGAASPYYMTLVARLPSTGFQQIFQVLVEEEDLGILDLTCTISRPQGTESSKESTPFLRPHSTYQDRLLDWTESVIPWPSSEIAFSDTKRFYMLNESELQCDWISLYVELAICTSHRWITARDFSKFDLEIVQVAIESLDDKEPPSLKSEAAVIYIAYKDLAKARTCEPYHYQAVVRRVINQSTGTLSIQGDCWIAEEAATAASTASKKGSQKLKRRLGVPKLWRLSSPRWYQTYKNRVLRSSPTS, from the exons ATGAGTCAGAGTTGTGTACGAAGGGAAGAGCTGGAT TTTTTCAACTTCCCGGAGGGGTTTCCACCAAGACGTTGGGACTTTGGCTGGATACGTGTGGAATGTGGTGAAGGGCGTGTATACCCTAACTACGCCTTGGCGAATCTTTATGCCAAGCTCGGCCTTCATCGCTACAACTGGTTAGAG GGGACAAACTTTGAGCTAGATAGCTTAATGAAATTCAGCATGCGTGGTGCTGCATCTCCTTACTACATGACCTTGGTTGCGCGTCTTCCATCTACCGGTTTCCAGCAGATCTTTCAGGTTCTCGTAGAGGAAGAAGATCTTGGAATTTTGGATTTGACATGCACCATCTCTAGACCTCAAG GAACCGAGAGTTCAAAGGAGTCAACTCCTTTCTTACGTCCACATTCAACCTACCAAGACAGATTGCTTGACTGGACCGAGTCAGTAATTCCATGGCCCTCCTCTGAGATTGCTTTCAGTGACACAAAGCGCTTTTACATG TTGAATGAATCTGAGTTGCAATGTGATTGGATTTCTTTGTACGTGGAACTTGCAATCTGTACTTCCCATAGGTGGATTACTGCT AGGGATTTCTCCAAGTTTGACTTGGAGATTGTCCAAGTAGCCATTGAGTCTCTAGATGATAAGGAGCCCCCAAGTCTCAAGTCTGAAGCTGCGGTCATCTACATAGCATACAAGGACTTGGCCAAGGCTAGGACTTGTGAGCCTTATCACTACCAAGCTGTTGTGAGACGAGTTATCAACCAGTCTACCGGAACATTGAGCATCCAAGGTGATTGCTGGATTGCAGAAGAAGCAGCAACGGCGGCTTCGACAGCTTCTAAGAAGGGATCCCAAAAGCTTAAGCGTCGCTTAGGAGTTCCTAAGCTGTGGAGGTTGTCTAGTCCTAGGTGGTATCAGACGTACAAGAACCGTGTCCTCCGCTCTTCTCCCACGAGTTGA
- the LOC108818933 gene encoding uncharacterized protein LOC108818933 isoform X2 yields MDSDDEYVDVPGRPNLNRLPKQISSSLKKDQFREVEIKHLQEIMNASDFKKATGTTREGRFKLSDNGKIMRVFWQLNRKNEAKKPIYKDLVERQLWEKVSGAVRNQKKHIQCWAYSSTDPISTLRVILELDDEFVPLSTWYLHSNVHPEKIGKDPTALKGHVCYSTTTKEAYSYMKDHGVPKERVLDFDCSQRHPGDTEPHITIDDFGTLETLEDALLQLRKQPITASLLEYSELWTLGPDEIYRGPTKEGSGLIGQHGVEIVDIQLHGDNEVVALCKSSNGTKFGRLGYFRVSLCTRYMIVGIDDDTEDIIPTETPQPLLFNFIYPIIDIPKPEGEGKAEGEGEGEGEGEGEGEGEGEGEGEGEGEAEGEGKPEPEPEPEPEPEPEPEPTHKRKRHNSGRRGPSHDHGDKKKKQRSG; encoded by the exons ATG gaCTCGGATGATGAGTATGTGGATGTGCCAGGAAGACCTAATCTGAACCGTCTTCCCAAGCAGATTTCCTCGAGCCTGAAGAAGGATCAATTTAGAGAAGTAGAAATAAAACATCTACAAGAAATCATGAATGCTTCTGACTTCAAAAAAGCTACTGGCACTACTCGTGAAGGGCGTTTTAAGTTGTCTGATAATGGGAAGATTATGAGGGTGTTTTGGCAGCTGAACCGGAAAAATGAAGCGAAGAAACCG ATTTACAAAGACCTTGTGGAACGCCAGTTATGGGAGAAGGTTTCTGGTGCTGTTCGAAACCAGAAGAAACACATCCAGTGTTGGGCATACAGCTCCACTGATCCCATCTCCACCTTACGAGTTATACTTGAGTTGGATGACGAGTTTGTTCCTCTGTCCACGTGGTACCTCCACTCCAACGTGCATCCTGAAAAGATTGGCAAGGATCCAACCGCTCTAAAAGGACATGTCTGTTATTCAACAACTACCAAGGAAGCCTATAGTTACATGAAAGACCACGGAGTGCCTAAAGAAAGAGTGCTTGATTTTGACTGTAGTCAACGCCATCCAGGTGATACAGAACCTCACATCACCATCGACGACTTTGGCACCTTGGAGACCTTAGAAGACGCACTGCTCCAGCTCCGCAAACAGCCAATCACGGCATCCCTTCTCGAGTACTCTGAACTTTGGACCCTGGGTCCG GATGAAATTTACCGCGGCCCTACAAAGGAGGGTTCAGGTTTAATCGGTCAACACGGAGTCGAGATTGTCGACATCCAGCTTCACGGAGATAATGAAGTCGTTGCTCTCTGCAAATCGAGCAACGGCACAAAATTCGGCCGTCTGGGATACTTCCGAGTCTCACTATGTACTCGCTACATGATCGTTGGCATTGATGATGATACAGAGGATATTATACCAACGGAAACTCCGCAGCCCTTGCTCTTCAATTTCATCTACCCGATCATAGATATTCCAAAGCCCGAAGGCGAAGGCAAAGCTGAAGGCGAAGGCGAAGGTGAAGGTGAAGGTGAAGGTGAAGGTGAAGGTGAAGGTGAAGGTGAAGGTGAAGGTGAAGGCGAAGCTGAAGGCGAAGGCAAGCCTGAGCCTGAGCCTGAGCCTGAGCCTGAGCCTGAGCCTGAACCTGAACCCACACACAAGAGGAAGCGTCATAACTCAGGAAGAAGAGGGCCGTCCCATGACCATGG agataagaagaagaagcagagaagtggctga
- the LOC108818933 gene encoding uncharacterized protein LOC108818933 isoform X1, translating to MVRKSKPRTRMDSDDEYVDVPGRPNLNRLPKQISSSLKKDQFREVEIKHLQEIMNASDFKKATGTTREGRFKLSDNGKIMRVFWQLNRKNEAKKPIYKDLVERQLWEKVSGAVRNQKKHIQCWAYSSTDPISTLRVILELDDEFVPLSTWYLHSNVHPEKIGKDPTALKGHVCYSTTTKEAYSYMKDHGVPKERVLDFDCSQRHPGDTEPHITIDDFGTLETLEDALLQLRKQPITASLLEYSELWTLGPDEIYRGPTKEGSGLIGQHGVEIVDIQLHGDNEVVALCKSSNGTKFGRLGYFRVSLCTRYMIVGIDDDTEDIIPTETPQPLLFNFIYPIIDIPKPEGEGKAEGEGEGEGEGEGEGEGEGEGEGEGEGEAEGEGKPEPEPEPEPEPEPEPEPTHKRKRHNSGRRGPSHDHGDKKKKQRSG from the exons ATGGTGAGAAAATCAAAACCCAGAACGAGAATG gaCTCGGATGATGAGTATGTGGATGTGCCAGGAAGACCTAATCTGAACCGTCTTCCCAAGCAGATTTCCTCGAGCCTGAAGAAGGATCAATTTAGAGAAGTAGAAATAAAACATCTACAAGAAATCATGAATGCTTCTGACTTCAAAAAAGCTACTGGCACTACTCGTGAAGGGCGTTTTAAGTTGTCTGATAATGGGAAGATTATGAGGGTGTTTTGGCAGCTGAACCGGAAAAATGAAGCGAAGAAACCG ATTTACAAAGACCTTGTGGAACGCCAGTTATGGGAGAAGGTTTCTGGTGCTGTTCGAAACCAGAAGAAACACATCCAGTGTTGGGCATACAGCTCCACTGATCCCATCTCCACCTTACGAGTTATACTTGAGTTGGATGACGAGTTTGTTCCTCTGTCCACGTGGTACCTCCACTCCAACGTGCATCCTGAAAAGATTGGCAAGGATCCAACCGCTCTAAAAGGACATGTCTGTTATTCAACAACTACCAAGGAAGCCTATAGTTACATGAAAGACCACGGAGTGCCTAAAGAAAGAGTGCTTGATTTTGACTGTAGTCAACGCCATCCAGGTGATACAGAACCTCACATCACCATCGACGACTTTGGCACCTTGGAGACCTTAGAAGACGCACTGCTCCAGCTCCGCAAACAGCCAATCACGGCATCCCTTCTCGAGTACTCTGAACTTTGGACCCTGGGTCCG GATGAAATTTACCGCGGCCCTACAAAGGAGGGTTCAGGTTTAATCGGTCAACACGGAGTCGAGATTGTCGACATCCAGCTTCACGGAGATAATGAAGTCGTTGCTCTCTGCAAATCGAGCAACGGCACAAAATTCGGCCGTCTGGGATACTTCCGAGTCTCACTATGTACTCGCTACATGATCGTTGGCATTGATGATGATACAGAGGATATTATACCAACGGAAACTCCGCAGCCCTTGCTCTTCAATTTCATCTACCCGATCATAGATATTCCAAAGCCCGAAGGCGAAGGCAAAGCTGAAGGCGAAGGCGAAGGTGAAGGTGAAGGTGAAGGTGAAGGTGAAGGTGAAGGTGAAGGTGAAGGTGAAGGTGAAGGCGAAGCTGAAGGCGAAGGCAAGCCTGAGCCTGAGCCTGAGCCTGAGCCTGAGCCTGAGCCTGAACCTGAACCCACACACAAGAGGAAGCGTCATAACTCAGGAAGAAGAGGGCCGTCCCATGACCATGG agataagaagaagaagcagagaagtggctga